Part of the Kineococcus aurantiacus genome, CGGGCGAAGGACCTGCCCGCGCCGGTGTGGGCGGCGGTCGAGGCGGCCGACGTCGTCGTGCACGCGGGGGACTGGTGCGACGCGGCGACCGTGCTGGCCCTGCGGGAGCGCTCGGGGCGGCTCGTGGGCGTCGCCGGCAACAACGACGGCGCCGACGTCCGGGCGCACCTGGACGAGTTCGCGACGTTCACCCTCGACGGGGTCCGGTTCGGGGTCGTCCACGAGACCGGGGACAAGGCCGGCCGGGAACGGCGCTGCGACAGCGCCTACGCGCAGGACCTCGACGTGCTCCTGTTCGGCCACAGCCACATCCCCTGGGACACGACGACACCGCGCGGCCTGCGGCTGCTCAACCCCGGCTCACCCACCGACCGGCGGCGCCAGCCGACCGGGACGTGGATGGAGTTCACCGTTCGTGACGGGACCCTGTCGCCGGTTGAGCTGCACCGCGTCCCGCCTCGGCCGGTGTCCCGGGGCCGGGCGGCGCGTCAGAGGTAGATGTCCACCCGGCCGGCCGGGTGCAGGTCGTCGGCGGGCCCGACCTCCACGGCGTCGCGCGCCGTGGGGCGGCGGATCACCAGGGCGGGACGACGCCGGCGCTCGCGGTCGGCGGGGGCGTGGGCGGAGGCGGGCGCAGGCGTGGTGACGGCCTGCGAGCCCCAGGTGGCGCTCTCGAGGCTGATCATGTCCTCCCATCGGCGCTCACGCTGGGTGCCTGAGTGGGCCGGCGGCGGTTCACCCGTCCGGCGCATCAAGCCACCGCGCGCAGCGACCACTCCCGGGCGAGCAGCTCGTACGACAGGGCCCGCTCGGCCGGGTCGTGCACCTGGGTGAGCACCATGAGCTCGTCGGCCCCGCTGCGGTCGACGAGGTCGGCCAGCACCGGGACGACCTGGCCGGCGGTGCCCACGACGGGACGCGGCTCCAGCCGGCCGGCCGCGTTGCGCTCGGCCAGGGTCCACCGGTGGGCCGCGGCCTCCTCCGGGGTCGGCAGCGGACCCGCGGCCCCCAGCCGCAGCCGCACGGTCGCCAGCGTCGCGGCGTGGGCGAGCTCGGCGGCCCGCTGCGCGGTGGGCGCCACGACGACCGACACGGCCAGGACGGCGTGCGGCTGCGACCGCCACCGCGACGGCGCGAAACCGGCCCGGTAGGCCCGCAGGAGCGGCACCGGGTCCAGGGTCCCGAAGTGGCCCGCGTAGGCGTACCCGGTCCCCAGCGCGGCGGCGACCCGCGCGCCGTGGTCGCTGGACCCCAGCAGCCACACCGGCGGCAGCGGCACGTCGGTGGGCTGGGCGACGACGCCCGCGAAGGGGTGCCCCGGCTCGAAGCCGTCGACGTGGCCGCGCAGCTCGGCGAGCCGGTCCTCGAAGTCGTCGCGCACGAGGGCCTCGCGCGAGCCCCGCAGGGCCAGCGCGGTGCGCCCGTCGGTGCCGGGCGCGCGGCCGATCCCCAGGTCGACCCGCCCGGGGTGCAGCGCCTCCAGCGACCGGAACGTCTCGGCCACCTGCAGCGGGGAGTGGTTGGGCAGCATGACCCCGCCGGCGCCGACCCGCAGCGTCGTGGTCGCCGCGGCGATCGTCGCGACGAGGACGGCGGGGGCCGAGACGACCGCGGGGGAGTTGTGGTGCTCGGCGACCCAGTAGCGGTGGTAGCCGGCGCGCTCGGCGGCGCGGGCCAGGTCGACGCTGGCCCGCAGCGCCGCCGACGGCGGCCGCCCCGAGAGCACGGGCGAGAGGTCGAGGACGGACAGGGGCACGGGACTCACGGGGGCATGTGTCGCAGCTCGCGGTTAGTGTCGTCAACCGTGCCCTCGTCACGTCCCCAGGCCCCCGTCCCGGCCGGGGGGTGGCTGCGCCGGCTCGCCGGTCACTGCGCACGGCACCCCCGGGACCTCGTCCTGTCCTTCGGCGCCGCCGTCGTCGCCTACGTCGTCACCGCCCTCCTGCCGCTGGTCGTCCGGCACGTCGTCGACGACGTCATCGGCACGCCCGGCGCGTCCCTGTGGCCGTGGGCCGCGCTGCTGGTCGCGGCGGGCCTGCTCGTCTACGCCCTCGGCTTCGTCCGCCGGTTCACCGCCGGGAGGCTGTCCCTCGACGTCCAGTTCGACCTGCGCAACGAGGTCCACGCCGCCGTCCAGCGCATGGACGGCCGCCAGCTCGACGGCCTGTCCACCGGCCAGGTCGTCAGCCGCTCCATCAGCGACGTCCAGCTCGTCCAGGGCCTGCTGGCCTGGCTGCCCAACGTCACCGGCAGCGCCGTCCTGTTCGTGGTCTCCCTCGTCGTCATGGCCGTGCTGTCGCCGCCGCTGACGCTGGTGGCGCTGGCGATCGGCCCGGCGCTGTTCTGGATCGCCTGGCGCAGCCGGCGGGACCTGTTCCCCGCGAACTTCGCCGCGCAGGCGCGCGCGGCCGAGGTCGCCGCGCACGTCGAGGCCGCCGTCACCGGCGTCCGGGTGGTCAAGGGGTTCGGCCAGGAGGCCGCCGAGCTGCGCCGCCTCGAGGGCGTCGTGCAGGACCTGTTCACCGAGCGGATGCGCGTGGTGCGGTACAACGCCCGCTACGGGCCCGCGCTGCAGGCCGTCCCGGCGCTGGGGCAGGTGGGGGTCCTGCTGTTCGGCGGGTGGCTGGCGCTGACCGGGCACCTGACGGTCGGCACCTTCCTGGCCTTCTCCACCTACCTGGGCAGCCTCGTGGCGCCCGTCCGGCAGCTGGCCGGTCTGCTGACGATGGGTCAGCAGGCCCGGGCCGGGGTCGAGCGGGTCCTGCAGGTGGTCGACACCGCCCCGCGGATCCTGGCCCCGGACCGCCGCCCGAGCGCCCACCTGCCGCAGGGGCCGCTGTCGGTCGAGTTCGCCGGGGTGGGTTTCGGGTTCGCCCCGGACCGGCCGGTGCTCGACGGCGTCGACCTGTCGATCCCCGCCGGCGGCACCCTGGCCCTGGTCGGCACGGCCGGGTCGGGCAAGTCGACGCTGACGGGGCTGCTGGCCCGCTTCCACGACGTCGGCACCGGCGCGGTGCGCGTGGGGGGCGTCGACGTGCGCGACCTGGACCCCGAGGAGCTGCGCCGCGCCGTCGGGATGGTCTTCGAGGAGACGTTCCTGTTCTCCGACACCGTGCGCGCCAATGTCGCCTACTCGGTCCCCACGGCCACCGACGAGCAGGTCCGCGCGGCGCTGCGCACGGCGGCCGCCGAGGGGTTCGTCGACGCCCTCGACGACGGCTGGGACTCCCTGGTCGGTGAGCAGGGCCTGACGCTGTCCGGCGGGCAGCGCCAGCGCATCGGCCTGGCCCGGGCGCTGCTGGCGCGCCCGCGCGTCCTCGTCCTGGACGACGCCACCTCGGCGGTCGACCCGACGGTGGAGCAGCGGATCCTCACCGCCCTGGCCGACGAGCGCGAGCCCGGGCAGACGGTCCTGCTCGTCGCCCACCGGCGCTCCACGCTGCGGCTGGCCGACCGCGTCGTCGTGCTCGACGAGGGCCGTGTCGTCGACGCCGGGACGGAGGCCGAGCTCAGCGAGCGCTGCGCGGTGTTCCGCCGGCTGTTCGACCCGGACGCGGCGGGCGCCGCGCCCGTCCCCGAGCGCGTCCCGCACGCCACCCGCCCCGTCCCGGCCCCGCGCCGGGGCGGGCGGACCGCGGCCGCGGCCGCCGTGGACGCGGGGCTGCCCGTCTCGGCCGACCTGCTGCGTCGCATCGAGGCGCTGCCGGCCACCGGCGACGTGCCCGACGTGGACGTCGCGGCGGCCGAGCGGCCCGACCCGTCCTTCGGGCTCGGGTCGCTGCTGCGCCCGTTCCGCTGGGCGCTGGCGGCGGGGATGCTGCTGGTCGCCGGGGACGCCCTGGCCCAGCTGTTCCTGCCGCAGCTGGTCCGCGACGGCCTCGACGACGGCGTCGCGCGCGAGGACCTGCACGCCCTGGGCGTGGCCTCGGCGGTCGCCGCCGCCGTCGTGGTCCTGGACTGGCTCGTGACCCGGGGGCAGGGCCGCGTCACCGGCCGCACCGGGGAGCGGCTGCTGTTCAGCCTGCGCCTGAAGACGTTCGCGCAGCTGCAGCGCCTCGGGCTGGACTACTACGAGCGTGAGCAGGCCGGCCGGATCATGACCCGGATGACGACCGACGTCGACGCGCTGTCGCAGTTCCTGCAGAGCGGGGTGGCCCAGAGCCTCGTCAGCCTGCTCTCCCTCGTGGGCGTGTTCGTCGCGATGTTCGTGCTGGAACCGGAGCTGGCGCTGGTGGTGGTGGGCGTCCTGCCGGTCCTGGTGGTGGCGACGCTGCTGTTCCGGTCCCGTTCCCGCCCGGCGTACACCGAGGCCCGCGAGCGCGTCAGCGCCGTCAACGTGCAGTTCCAGGAGTCCGTCGCCGGCGTCCGGGTGACGCAGGCGTTCGTGCGCACGCGCGAGGACACCGAGCGGTTCCGGGCCAGGGGGTGGGCCTACCGGCAGGCCCGGCTGCGCGCCCAGCGGTACATCGCGACGTACTTCCCGTTCGTGCAGTTCCTCAACGAGGCCACGGCCGCCCTGGTCCTGGTGACCGGCGGCCTCATGGTCCGCGACGGGCGCATCTCGGTGGGGGTGCTCGTGGCGTTCCTGCTGTACGTCGACCTGTTCTTCACCCCGGTGCAGCAGCTGTCGCAGGTCTTCGACGGCTACCAGCAGGCCGCGGTCGGGTTGCGCCGCCTGCGCGACCTGCTGCGCACCCCGACGACCGTGCCGGCCGCGGCGCACCCCGCGCCGGTGGACCGGCTGGCCGGTGACCTGCGGTTCGAGGGCGTCGACTTCCACTACGGGGGCAGCGCGCGCCCGGCGCTGTCCGGGCTGGACCTGCACGTGCGGGCGGGGGAGACGGTGGCGCTGGTGGGGGAGACCGGCGCGGGGAAGTCGACGGTGGTCAAGCTCGTCGCGCGGTTCTACGACCCGACCGGCGGGCGGGTGCTCGTCGACGGCCGGGACCTGCGGGACCTGGACCTGGAGGGGTTCCGGCAGCGGCTGGGCGTCGTCCCGCAGGAGGCGTACCTGTTCGACGGGACGGTGGCGCAGGCCATCGCCTACGCCCGCCCGGGCGCGAGCCCGGAGCAGGTGCGGGCCGCGGCCGTCGCGGTCGGGGCGGACGCGGCCATCGCCGCGCTGCCGGGCGGGTACGGGTTCGTCGTCGGCGAGCGCGGCCGGAACCTGTCCACGGGTCAGCGCCAGCTCGTCGCCCTGGCCCGCGCCGAGCTCGTCGACCCCGACGTGCTGCTGCTCGACGAGGCGACCGCGGCTCTCGACCCGGCCGCCGAGGCGGCGATCGCCGCGGCCAGCGACGCCGCCGCGAGCCGGCGCACGACGATCGTCGTGGCGCACCGGCTGTCCACCGCGGCCCGCGCCGACCGGATCGTCGTCCTGGACCGCGGCCGGGTCGTGGAGGAGGGCACCCACGCCGAGCTGCTGGACCGGGGCGGGTACTACGCCCGGTTGTGGGCCTCCTTCGTGGCGGGCCGGGCCTCGGCGGCCTGAGCGGCTCCGGACCCCCCGCCGGCGCCTCGCCGTGCGCATCGGCGCAGGTCGGAGCATCGTGGGGGGTGTGAGCAGAACGACTCGCCGAGACGACCTGTCCGTCCACCACCACGGTGAGGAGGCCGAGTCCCCCCAGCAGATCCCCGCCCGCGGCTGGCTGGCCGTCACCAAGCGCGCCTGGGCCGAGGCGAAGGAGGACCAGGTCCCCCTGCTGGCCGCCGGCGTCGCCTTCAAGGCGTTCCTGGCCATCTTCCCGGCGCTGACCGCCGCGTTCCTCGTCTGGGGGATCTTCGGGGACACCCGGAGCATCGTCGACCAGATCAACGGCGTCGAGGCGATCCCGCAGGCGGCGCGGGACCTGGTGACCAGCCAGGTGACGAACGTCGCGAACGGCAAGTCCGCGGCCGGCATCACGGCCGTCGTCGCGATCGTCCTGGCCCTGTGGAGCGCCTCCAGCGGCGTGCAGAACCTCATGGCCGCCACCAACACCGCCTACGACGAGAAGGAGACCCGCGGGTTCGTCAAGCTCAAGGGCACCGCCCTGCTGCTGACGGTCGGCGCGATCGTCTTCATGCTGCTGGCCATCGCCTTCATCGGGGTCGTCCCGGTGGCGGTCAAGGCGCTGGGGGCGGGCACCGTCGTGGGGCTCGTCGTCAACGTGCTGCGCTGGGTGCTGCTGCTGGCCCTCGTCGTCGTCGCCCTGGGCGTGGTGTACCGGGTCGCGCCCGACCGCGACGCGCCGCGGCTGAAGTGGCTGTCGGTGGGCGCCGGGGTCGCGACCGTCCTGTGGCTCCTGGTCTCGATCGGCTTCTCGGTGTACGTCTCGGTCGCCGGGAGCACGTCGTACGCCAAGAACTACGGCTCGATGGCCGGGGTCGTCGTCCTGCTCATGTGGCTGTGGCTGACCAGCTACGCCATCCTGCTGGGGGCCGAGGTGAACGCGGAGTCGGAGAAGCAGACGAACCGCGACACGACCGTGGGTCCCTCGGAGCCGATGGGGCAGCGCGAAGCTGTGGCCGCCGACCGGAAGCCGCACGAGAGGTGAGGGAGCAGAACGTGCCCGCAGCAGAGGAACGTCCCGCGGACGAGCAGGTCCACGACGCGGCGCCGGACAGCGCCGCCGAGCACCTGCGCAGGTCCCGGGAGCTGTCGCAGGAGGCCCGCGAGGGCTGGGAGGAACTGCCCGCGATCAACGAGGCCGACGACGCCCGCCACCCCGGTTCCCAGGGGCAGCAGGCGCCGGCGGACTGACCGGAACGGGTCTCAGCGGCCCCCGGTGAGCTTCCGGGACCGCTGGGTCGACCCCGGCCCGCCGTAGGGGTAGTCGGCGGGTTCGGGGTCGCTGGCCTCGTCGAGAGCGGCGAGCTCGGCGGCCTCGAGCTCCAGGTCGGCCGCCCCGAGGTTCTCCACCAGCTGGGCGGTGGTGCGGGCGCCGAGGATGACCGAGCTCACGGCCGGTTGCGCGGCCAGCCAAGCCAGCGCGACCTGCGCCATCGGCACCCCGCGGGCCTGGGCGACGTCCTGGACGGCCGCCACGACGGCCCAGGTGCGCTGCTGGGCGTTCCGCCGCGCGTAGGCCTCGACGCCGCGCTCGGGGTTCTCGCCCAGCCGGGTCGCCCCCGTCGGGGCCTGGTCCCGGGTGTACTTGCCCGACAGCCAGCCCCCGCCCAGCGGGGACCACGGCAGCAGGCCCAGGCCGTTCTCCTCCGCGGCCGGCACGATCTCCCACTCGATCTCGCGGACCAGCAGGTTGTACTGCGGCTGCAGCGTCACCGGCGGGGAGAAACCTCCCGCGTCGGCCACGTCGACGGCCTTCTGCAACTGCCACCCCGTGAAGTTGGACAGGCCGACGTGGTGGACCTTGCCGGCGCGGACGAAGGAGTCCAGCGTCGCGAGGGTCTCCTCGATCGGCGTCCACGGGTCCCAGGCGTGCACCTGGTACAGGTCGACGGCGTCCACCCCCAGCCGGCGCAGCGACGCGTCGAGCGCGCGCGTGAGGTGGCGGCGGGACAGGCCCACCCCGTTCGGTTCGGGCGAGGTGGGGAAACGGCCCTTGGTGGCCAGGACGACGCGTTCGGTGACGTCGGTGGGCCGGTCGGCCAGCCAGGCGCCGATGATCTCCTCCGAGACGCCGCCGGAGTAGACGTCGGCGGTGTCCACGAGGGTGCCGCCGGCGGCCAGGAAGGTGTCGAGCTGCTCGAAGGCGACGTCGCGGTCGCTCTCGCTGCCGAAGGTCATGGTGCCGAGCGCGAGGTTCGACACCGACGTCCCGCTGTTGCCCAGGGTTCTGTGCTCCATGCCCGCATCCTGACCCCTGCTGCCACCGGGCGCCCGGCCTGACAGCATCGGGGGGTGCTGACGCAGCCGCCCCTGTTCGACGTCCACGTCCGAGGCACGGTGTTCCTCGACATCGTCCTCACCGGCCTCGACTCCGAACCCCGCCTCGGCACCGAGGTGTGGACGTCGGGGATGGGCTCGTGCCCCGGCGGCATCGCGAACATGGCGGTCGCGGCGTCCCGGCTGGGGCTGTCGACGTCGCTGTCGGCGGCGTTCAGCACCGACGCCTACGGGCAGTTCTGCTGGCAGACGCTGGGGGAGCAGGAGGGCGTCGACCTGTCCACGTCCTACCGCGTCGACGACTGGCACTCGCCCGTGACGGTCTCGCTGGCCTACGGCGGGGACCGGGCGATGGTCACCCACGAGCACCCGGCCCCGGTGGACGAGCCGGAGGCGGTTCCCGCCGCCCGCAGCGTCCTGGTCCACCTCGCCGCCGTGCCGCAGCCGTGGGTGTTGCGGGCCCGCGAGCAGGGGTCGCTGGTGTTCGCCGACGTCGGCTGGGACTCCTCCACGCAGTGGAACCCCGACGTGCTGGCCGGTCTGGAGCACTGCCACGCGTTCCTGCCCAACCACGTCGAGGCCATGCGCTACACCCGCACCGACTCGGCCGTCGCGGCCGTGGGGGCCCTGGCCGAGCGCGTGCAGGTGGCGGTGGTGACGTGCGGGCCCGACGGGGCCGTCGGCGTGGACGGCGGGACCGGTGAGCGCGCCGAGGTGCCCGGGCTGCGCCTGGAGGCGCTGGACGCCACGGGCGCCGGGGACGTGTTCGGGGCGGGTTTCCTCACCGCGACCCTGGAGGGGTGGGCCCTGGCCGAGCGGCTCTCGTTCGCCAACCTGTGCGCGGGGCTGTCGGTGCAGCAGTTCGGCGGGTCGCTGTCGGCGCCGGGCTGGGGGGACATCGCCGACTGGTGGTCGCACCTGCGCCGGGGACCGCGCACGTCGGCGACGTCGCAGCTGGTGCGCCAGTACGGGTTCCTCGACGACGTCCTCAAGCGGCACCCCAGCACCCGGGGCGCGCTGCGGCGCGCCAGCGCCACCCTGGCCGTGCGCAACGACCTGCCCACCGGTGGCAGCGCGTCCTTCTGAGGCGCGCACCGGCCTGCGGGCGGTCATGATCGGGGGGTGAGCACCGAACGTCCCGGCGCGGCCGGGTTCGTCCCCGAGGGCGCCGACCTGGAGCAGCTGCGGCAGGCCGCCCCGGCGTGCCGCGGCTGCGAGCTGTGGGAACCGGCGACGCAGGTCGTGTTCTCCGCCGGGGCTCCCGACGGCCGGCTGGCGCTGGTGGGGGAGCAGCCGGGGGACCAGGAGGACCGGCGCGGGGTGCCCTTCGTGGGCCCGGCGGGCCGGTTGCTGCAGAAGGCCGTGGCCGAGGCCGGGATCGACGTGGCGACCACGTACGTGACGAACGCCGTCAAGCACTTCCGGTTCACGCAGAAGGACCCCGGCAGCCGCCGCATCCACGCCTCGCCGGACGTCGGCCACGTCAACGCCTGCCGGCCGTGGCTGGCCGCCGAGCTGGCGGTGGTCAACCCCGACGTCATCGTGTGCCTCGGGGCGACGGCCGCCAAGGCGCTGCTGCCCAAGGACTTCCGGGTGACCAAGCACCGCGGTCAGCTGATCGTGCAGACCACGTCCCGGGGGGAGAAGACCTTCATGGGCACGATCCACCCCTCGGCGGTGCTGCGGGTGCCCGAGGCCGACCGCGACGCGGCGTACGCCGGCCTGGTCGCCGACCTGCGGACGGCGGCGGCCGCCCTGGGCTGACCCGCGGCGGGCTTGTGCTGACAAACGGCTAGCATGGATACACCATGGACACTGCGCTCCCCGCTGCTGAGCGGGTCTACGCCCACGTCAAGCACGCCATCCTCGACCGCACCCTGCCCGGCGGGCAGCTGCTGACCGAGGGCGACATCGCCGAACGCGTCGGCGTCTCGCGCACCCCCGTGCGCGAGGGCCTGCTCAAGCTGCAGTCCGAGGGGCTCGTGCAGCTCATCCCCAAGCGCGGCGCCCTCGTCGTCCCCGTCTCCCCGCAGGAGGTCGAGGACGTGCTGGAGGCCCGCGAGCTCGTCGAGGTCCACACCGCCCGCCGCGCCTGGCCCGCGCGCCGCGAACTCACCCACCGGCTCACCCCGCACCTGCTCGCCATGCGCCGCGCCGCCGCGGCCGGTGACGCCTGGGCCTTCTCGGCGGCCGACCGCGCCTTCCACGCCGAGGTCGTCCGCGCCGCCGGCAACGACGTCCTGTCCGCCCTGCACGACTCCCTGCGCGACCGGCAGATGCGCATGGGCGTGGCCGGCGTGGCCGGGTCCCCCGAGCGGACCGCGGCCGCGCTCGCCGAGCACGAGGAGCTGCGCGCCGCGCTGGGCCGCGACGACGAGGACGGCTGGGTCGACCTCGTGCGCCGGCACGTTCGCCGCGCCGGTGAGCGGCTGCGGGCGGTGCGCGCGTGAGCGCCCGCTCCGTCAAGGGCGCCTGGGTCGTCTTCGCCGTCGGGGCGCTCGCCTACGTCGTCACCGTCGCCAACCGCACGTCGCTGGCCGCGGCCGGGCTCGACGCCCAGCACCGCTACGGCATCGCCGCCGGCACCCTGTCCAGCTTCGCCGTCCTGCAGTTCCTCGTCTACGCCGTCCTGCAGGTGCCCATCGGCGTCCTCATCGACCGGTGGGGCCCGCGCCGCCTCGTCGTCCTGGGCGCCACCACGATGGGCGCCGGCCAGG contains:
- a CDS encoding metallophosphoesterase family protein translates to MSRVVVVSDTHLPARAKDLPAPVWAAVEAADVVVHAGDWCDAATVLALRERSGRLVGVAGNNDGADVRAHLDEFATFTLDGVRFGVVHETGDKAGRERRCDSAYAQDLDVLLFGHSHIPWDTTTPRGLRLLNPGSPTDRRRQPTGTWMEFTVRDGTLSPVELHRVPPRPVSRGRAARQR
- a CDS encoding MsnO8 family LLM class oxidoreductase, producing MSPVPLSVLDLSPVLSGRPPSAALRASVDLARAAERAGYHRYWVAEHHNSPAVVSAPAVLVATIAAATTTLRVGAGGVMLPNHSPLQVAETFRSLEALHPGRVDLGIGRAPGTDGRTALALRGSREALVRDDFEDRLAELRGHVDGFEPGHPFAGVVAQPTDVPLPPVWLLGSSDHGARVAAALGTGYAYAGHFGTLDPVPLLRAYRAGFAPSRWRSQPHAVLAVSVVVAPTAQRAAELAHAATLATVRLRLGAAGPLPTPEEAAAHRWTLAERNAAGRLEPRPVVGTAGQVVPVLADLVDRSGADELMVLTQVHDPAERALSYELLAREWSLRAVA
- a CDS encoding ABC transporter ATP-binding protein; amino-acid sequence: MCRSSRLVSSTVPSSRPQAPVPAGGWLRRLAGHCARHPRDLVLSFGAAVVAYVVTALLPLVVRHVVDDVIGTPGASLWPWAALLVAAGLLVYALGFVRRFTAGRLSLDVQFDLRNEVHAAVQRMDGRQLDGLSTGQVVSRSISDVQLVQGLLAWLPNVTGSAVLFVVSLVVMAVLSPPLTLVALAIGPALFWIAWRSRRDLFPANFAAQARAAEVAAHVEAAVTGVRVVKGFGQEAAELRRLEGVVQDLFTERMRVVRYNARYGPALQAVPALGQVGVLLFGGWLALTGHLTVGTFLAFSTYLGSLVAPVRQLAGLLTMGQQARAGVERVLQVVDTAPRILAPDRRPSAHLPQGPLSVEFAGVGFGFAPDRPVLDGVDLSIPAGGTLALVGTAGSGKSTLTGLLARFHDVGTGAVRVGGVDVRDLDPEELRRAVGMVFEETFLFSDTVRANVAYSVPTATDEQVRAALRTAAAEGFVDALDDGWDSLVGEQGLTLSGGQRQRIGLARALLARPRVLVLDDATSAVDPTVEQRILTALADEREPGQTVLLVAHRRSTLRLADRVVVLDEGRVVDAGTEAELSERCAVFRRLFDPDAAGAAPVPERVPHATRPVPAPRRGGRTAAAAAVDAGLPVSADLLRRIEALPATGDVPDVDVAAAERPDPSFGLGSLLRPFRWALAAGMLLVAGDALAQLFLPQLVRDGLDDGVAREDLHALGVASAVAAAVVVLDWLVTRGQGRVTGRTGERLLFSLRLKTFAQLQRLGLDYYEREQAGRIMTRMTTDVDALSQFLQSGVAQSLVSLLSLVGVFVAMFVLEPELALVVVGVLPVLVVATLLFRSRSRPAYTEARERVSAVNVQFQESVAGVRVTQAFVRTREDTERFRARGWAYRQARLRAQRYIATYFPFVQFLNEATAALVLVTGGLMVRDGRISVGVLVAFLLYVDLFFTPVQQLSQVFDGYQQAAVGLRRLRDLLRTPTTVPAAAHPAPVDRLAGDLRFEGVDFHYGGSARPALSGLDLHVRAGETVALVGETGAGKSTVVKLVARFYDPTGGRVLVDGRDLRDLDLEGFRQRLGVVPQEAYLFDGTVAQAIAYARPGASPEQVRAAAVAVGADAAIAALPGGYGFVVGERGRNLSTGQRQLVALARAELVDPDVLLLDEATAALDPAAEAAIAAASDAAASRRTTIVVAHRLSTAARADRIVVLDRGRVVEEGTHAELLDRGGYYARLWASFVAGRASAA
- a CDS encoding YihY/virulence factor BrkB family protein; this encodes MSRTTRRDDLSVHHHGEEAESPQQIPARGWLAVTKRAWAEAKEDQVPLLAAGVAFKAFLAIFPALTAAFLVWGIFGDTRSIVDQINGVEAIPQAARDLVTSQVTNVANGKSAAGITAVVAIVLALWSASSGVQNLMAATNTAYDEKETRGFVKLKGTALLLTVGAIVFMLLAIAFIGVVPVAVKALGAGTVVGLVVNVLRWVLLLALVVVALGVVYRVAPDRDAPRLKWLSVGAGVATVLWLLVSIGFSVYVSVAGSTSYAKNYGSMAGVVVLLMWLWLTSYAILLGAEVNAESEKQTNRDTTVGPSEPMGQREAVAADRKPHER
- a CDS encoding aldo/keto reductase translates to MEHRTLGNSGTSVSNLALGTMTFGSESDRDVAFEQLDTFLAAGGTLVDTADVYSGGVSEEIIGAWLADRPTDVTERVVLATKGRFPTSPEPNGVGLSRRHLTRALDASLRRLGVDAVDLYQVHAWDPWTPIEETLATLDSFVRAGKVHHVGLSNFTGWQLQKAVDVADAGGFSPPVTLQPQYNLLVREIEWEIVPAAEENGLGLLPWSPLGGGWLSGKYTRDQAPTGATRLGENPERGVEAYARRNAQQRTWAVVAAVQDVAQARGVPMAQVALAWLAAQPAVSSVILGARTTAQLVENLGAADLELEAAELAALDEASDPEPADYPYGGPGSTQRSRKLTGGR
- a CDS encoding PfkB family carbohydrate kinase, which translates into the protein MLTQPPLFDVHVRGTVFLDIVLTGLDSEPRLGTEVWTSGMGSCPGGIANMAVAASRLGLSTSLSAAFSTDAYGQFCWQTLGEQEGVDLSTSYRVDDWHSPVTVSLAYGGDRAMVTHEHPAPVDEPEAVPAARSVLVHLAAVPQPWVLRAREQGSLVFADVGWDSSTQWNPDVLAGLEHCHAFLPNHVEAMRYTRTDSAVAAVGALAERVQVAVVTCGPDGAVGVDGGTGERAEVPGLRLEALDATGAGDVFGAGFLTATLEGWALAERLSFANLCAGLSVQQFGGSLSAPGWGDIADWWSHLRRGPRTSATSQLVRQYGFLDDVLKRHPSTRGALRRASATLAVRNDLPTGGSASF
- a CDS encoding UdgX family uracil-DNA binding protein (This protein belongs to the uracil DNA glycosylase superfamily, members of which act in excision repair of DNA. However, it belongs more specifically to UdgX branch, whose founding member was found to bind uracil in DNA (where it does not belong), without cleaving it, appears to promote DNA repair by a pathway involving RecA, rather than base excision.), producing the protein MSTERPGAAGFVPEGADLEQLRQAAPACRGCELWEPATQVVFSAGAPDGRLALVGEQPGDQEDRRGVPFVGPAGRLLQKAVAEAGIDVATTYVTNAVKHFRFTQKDPGSRRIHASPDVGHVNACRPWLAAELAVVNPDVIVCLGATAAKALLPKDFRVTKHRGQLIVQTTSRGEKTFMGTIHPSAVLRVPEADRDAAYAGLVADLRTAAAALG
- a CDS encoding GntR family transcriptional regulator — protein: MDTALPAAERVYAHVKHAILDRTLPGGQLLTEGDIAERVGVSRTPVREGLLKLQSEGLVQLIPKRGALVVPVSPQEVEDVLEARELVEVHTARRAWPARRELTHRLTPHLLAMRRAAAAGDAWAFSAADRAFHAEVVRAAGNDVLSALHDSLRDRQMRMGVAGVAGSPERTAAALAEHEELRAALGRDDEDGWVDLVRRHVRRAGERLRAVRA